The Miscanthus floridulus cultivar M001 chromosome 6, ASM1932011v1, whole genome shotgun sequence genomic interval AAAACGCAGTGAGGACTGAGGAGGTTCTTACTTGTAGTTTCAGATGATGTTGTGATGGCCATTCCTCTAGCAGCCCGAAACTCGAACAGAAACAACAGAATTGTGTACCAAATTAGGCTTTGTAAGGCAACTATCTGACTTAGCAGCTTCACAGCTTCATCACCATACATTCCTTTCAGCAACGGGATTCCAACAATTAAGGTATTTGGCAGTGTTGATAAAGAAAAACCTGTAATCAGCCAATCAAACTTCTCCTCGCAACATACTTTAGAGATAACTGCAAACCCCAGCAAGGAGAGCGATTTCTGTAGGATATCTGAGAATATGAGCTTTAGGTTCATGTTGTAAGGGTTGTTTGTAGAGAGGATCTGGAAAGAGAGTAAAGGAATGGAAAACTTCGCCACAAACTTGTTGATACCAGAGCACTGCTCTGGGGTGAATAGCTTCCACCATTGTATGGATAGGTAGGCCACTATCATAGCTACATACAAGGGCACTGTTTCTTCAAGAACATGGTAGATGGTTGGCCAAGAGATCATAATGGAGGGACCTGAAGAACACTCCAAATGTCCTACCCAATCTGAGTCTGTAAGGTTTCTGAAAGCACTGTAGCTGTCTTATATAGACATAGACAGAAGCCAGGGATTGTGCAAACTTTTTCACGCGTGTTTTAGATTAGCAGAGCCTTTGAGATTGTCCAAAATGCCCATGCTGGATTAAAGCCAGTTGCATTCACATTCTTATTACCTGGACTGGACATTTGAACTTCCTTGTGTGCAGGACTCCTTTTATTTTGGAACTGAAATGTGTGCAGTTCTTTTCCTTTGAGTGAACAATGGCAGCGAATTGACCATATTCATATGGAAATATATGTAAAGTAAAATGATTACTTAGACCAAATACCTTTCTGCACCTTGATTCATCTTTTCTCAACCTAATAAAGTCCTTTATTGTTTTGTTTATCTGTTGTACTATAACAATAGTGAAAGTGCAATCCAGAATATTTGCTAAATGTATGACCTTTGCTATCTTAACTTTATCTTGTTGACTGGCTGAACGTCTGAACCTCGACATATGGTCACGTTAATGGCTCAAGGAAGAATCAGGCATATAATCTCATGAACTTTTAATCTTTCTAGTGATCTTGAGCCATATCTGCAGAAAAGGGACTCCTCTGTTTTGTTGTTTTTTGAGGGCAAAGAGGCTGTTTATGTCATTATCTGTCCCATTGTCGGTCCGAACTGAACTCAGGCATCGCTGTCACAGATGTCTCAGATGAGGTGTGAAATCAACCCGTGTCTAATGGGCTGTGTTTCTCTCTTGTGCAACCATTTGTTCTGCCCGTGATATCTTCTTAGTATGAGACATCCGGCAACATGCTCAGCAGTAAAATGACCAAGGCATGTGCCCCAACAATTGAAAGCAGAGTAGCATTTCTTTCCTCTTCTCCTTTCGTTCATGGTCAGAGCCTCAGAGGAATTACACTTTGGAAAAAGAAATTGGGAGACAATTCCAGCAAATGATACAGAAGCTTTGGCATAGCTTGTCGGGCtggtaattttttttttctcgaatacgcaaaagatttgtgtatcattataattaagaagaagagtttaaccgTACAAACGACACACTTCTAATGAGCACGCTACGTGGTCTTACACTGGACTAGCAGACTGTTACaaacttcgatattacataaatggtAAACAACCTAATAAAGAACACCGTAGCGACCTATAGAGCTGGGCTTCTCTGCTGCTGGCTGCGTGACCCTACTCCGCCATCCGAGAAGAGCGCTCTTCTACCAACCCTGCTGTTGGTCGCTGGGAACAGCTCGTCCAGAGCTGCCACATGGCTCGGCGTCAAGTTCCCTGCTGTTGGTCGGGCTGGTAATTCGCTGTTCATCAGCGATAAATTCTTCTAGCACCATGCAGGGTAGTCCACAGTTCCACACTGATATGAATTtatggctgtgtttagttcgcgaaatgaaaatttttggatgtcacatcggatgtttcggggatgccggaaggggttttcggatactaataaaaaaaactaattacatagctcgcctggaaactgcgagacgaatttattaagcttaattaatccatcattagcgcatgttagttactgtagcacttatggctaatcatagactaattagtcttaaaacattcgtctcgcgatttccaaccaaactgtgcaattagtttttttcgtctatatttaatactccgtacatgtgccgcaagattcgatgtgatagtttggggtgaaattttttttaaactaaaccaggcctatgTTTTTACACATGATGATATTCTAGTTATCTACCTGTTTTTTCCAGACTGAATGATCTGCAGCGTTTACACCCCGCTACCCCAGTGACAAACGGGGATCTTTCTGCTGGTAATTATGTACGACCCTGAGTCTAATTTACGATGGACTCTCTTCTCATACCATGATACCATTCATACGGTCCTGAATTAGATGAATTTTCAAGCAGTATTTTCCATCTGTCCCTGTCTTGAAAGTATACCATCTCGATACACCAtcagtgtgtgtgtgtttttctgTCCTTTCAGGCTCCGGTGAAACTCCGGTGgaataaaaaaaaggaagaagagaagagaaTTCGCCTCAGCTTCCAGCAACGCATTgccattccttttttttttttaacgCAATGGCGGGAGCTCTGTCTTTCAATTAAGATAAGGAAAGAGAGTTTATGCACAAGCAAAGACACTCCAGATGAGGGTTTAAAGCCCCCGAAGCAGGGATAAGAGGGAAACACCCCCCAGGGGAAACAGCAGCCAAACATAAGCGAGTGTTCTCTTCCTTTGCTCTATGTCTTCTTTTATCCTTACGGCTACTTGCGGCACCGTTTCTATCTCGTTGTTGAAAATTCTCCTATTTCTCTCTATCCAAATATTCCCAAAGGTGTAGATTATTACCCTGTTTAGTCGTCTACGTTCAGATTTCGGCACTTTCTTTGCCGCCTCTTCCCACCATGCTCTGGTATGGATGGGGTCTGGCTGGGGTTGTTGTGGCAACTGAGTGAAGTTTTCTCAAAAGAGGATTTGATCTCAACCCGTCTTAGCAAAAGGGCAACATAAACATAGGTGGAGGCCGGTTTTCAAGGGATCGTTGCATAGCACGTAGTGTTCTTGGTGTGGCCACCCTCTCTTTTGTAGGTTGTGCGCCGTAAGAAGCAAAATCCAGGCGAAGATCTTGCATCTGTTCTCCACTTGTGCTTTCCAAATGAGTTCAGTACGGAACAGGACGAGCGAGCCTTTGAATTGAATTCTGTAAGCTGTGCGGGTGGAGTAAGTCCCATCCTGGGTCCATTGCCAGGTGATGGAGTCCTGAACGCCCTGCTGCAGGTGCACGTCCTGAATTCGTATCCAAAGGGACACAAATTCCTCTATGTGGACAGCCGAGGTGATTTTTCTTCTTAGCGAGCGCATCCAATTGTTGTTCCGGAGTTCTTGTTGCACTGTTCGGTTTTTCATTGAAACAAGCCGAAACAAATTCGGGGCTAGGTACCTTGGATCTTCTCCTTCAAGCTAATTACGGTGCCAAAACTGAGTCTTTGCACCATCACCTAAAGTTATGTTGATTGAGGAGTTGATGAGACGATCAACATCAATACATGAAAGCTCTGAGCCAATCCAAGGCTTAGAGTCCTCCACTCATTCTTGCCAAAGCCAGCACAACTGGAGGACTCTCCCAAATCTATCAAGGTCAGGCACGCCTAAGGCACCAAGGTCTTTGGTCTGTTGACCAGTTAACCAGGCAGTGTCTACCATTGGCATTCTTCTTCCCCTTCCACAAAAAAGATCTCCTGATTTTGTCAATCTTCCTCTTAGCCCATGCCGCCAAGAGAAACACTGTGAGGTGGTAGGTTGGCATGGAGGAGAGGACTGAAGTTACTAGAGTGAGACGTCCTGCTTTGTTTATCCATCTTTCTTTTTATTTGGGTAACCTTTGTCTAATACGTTCAATGAGAGGTTGCACGTGAACTTTTGTAGTGATCTGGTGTGGGCGCTGCCATTCCTGTGAAACCGATAAGGCGAAGGCAAGAATAAAGAAGTTAATTGTGGAGGAAGCAACCGAGAGATCGGTGGGTACATGTACAGTGCATCAGGTTTGTCTTGCTTCACCATTTATGGGAAAAAGGCCGGAATGAGTGCTCCGGCGAAACTCGCTTTGAGGCCATGGCATTTTTGCCTCGAATAGCAGCAGCGCTGCGCATCGCTCCTTTGCCAAAGGCTCGGCCTGCCTCCCGTTTACCGCCCTCTCTTCACGCTCGCGTCACCAGATGCAGATGGTTCCCTGTCAAAGAAGCTGCGGTTGGTCTGTTGGCGATGGCAACCCCTGCAAGATagcaggtgccatcctgtggattGATCTTGCAGAGTGCCCCCAAGCTGTTCTCCTTTTATCTGTACAAACAGCTCATGTTATCTTGTTCGCATGGATCAAACTCAAGTGTTCACCTAAGATGCTCACAAATTAAAAGAGTGTCAATACTTGATACAACATATGTTAGTAAACGAGGACATTGTAACCTTTTACACACACACACCAGAGCGCCTGGTAACACAAGGTGTGTTGTTGTACGTTTAAACTTTCTCTACATTAATACAATGGTGCACGAACCTTTTGCATattcaagaaaaagaaagaaagaaagaaaggacaTTGTAGTTCTGTGAAGTGTTTCATCGTTTTAGACAAAATCAGAAAGATTAATATTGGAGCTTGCAATGCAACACAGCAGTTTTTTACAATGCAATCTGTCACATGGGGGTTTGttctttccttcttctttttatttgagcACCAGTTCTTTCGTTTTGGATGAGGACTTGGCGTGTTTACTGTACTTGTGTGTACTATACTGTTTGGTTCAGAGATGCATTTCGAGTGGGCTAACCCCACAAGAAAACAACTTTGTCGGACTCATGTCAGTGGCGTTTCCGTCTTGTAGATGCAGTAGGTGGCAGCCCTTGCAAGCTTTCAGTGCAGTTTGCCCATTCTAATTTTTTGATCTTGCAGGGTGACAGGGATTCAGAGAGCATCTGCTTTGGCCTTGCACACCCCTCTGGCCCTCTTGCTCTTTCTTTGCATGATTCTCAACTTTCTTTTTTTCCCCCCTTGAAACCTCGATGCATGTTTTCCATGACCATTTTTTTGTTTAATAAAGAAAAGGAATAATCTACAGACTAGTACATGTTAGACCTTGCCGCAGTTTGCAATGTGAAATCGACAATCTAAGCCCTGCAGAGCCTTGTCCGGTAATGCACCGGATTTCACTGTTCTTTCAGCAGCGTGCCACAGGAATAATCACGCGCCTGATCTGACTTCACCTGCTCTTCATATCATGTGCGACCCGCCTGTGCTGTGCATGAACGCAAGCTCACAGGATTTCGGCACCAAATCACGCTGCCGATGACATGGTGGGCAACGAGCGATCCACAGCTCTCATCCAGGCTGGTGTAGTACAACGATGGGACGTAGGCGCTCGCCACGCGTAGGCGTGGGCGCGTAGCAGAGCAAACAGACAGCGCGCCGGCCAAACTTTGCACCGCCTCACGTCCCGCGCCAGACCACCTCCCGGCTCCCACGGGGCCAAGGCGTCAAACGGACCCGTCTTGCAGGAGTGACCGAAAATCTCGTCTCTGCACAGCCGATGCACCTCCAGCATCCTTCGAAGTCACGGCGACATGTCGCATCGTCAATTGCTGATGGCCGTTGCGCATCCGCCGGCGGCACGAGCCTGCATTGCTGCAGCGACGGACGCGCTTGGAGGACGTGGACGTCGAGCGGACAGAGCAGCTCTCCATAGCAGGCACGGCCGCACGGGCACCCGACGGTCCGACCACCAAACAAGCATGGACCAGTCCAACTCCAACATGATGCCACCGCCCACCGCTGCTCCGTCCCCGTGACCCGGCCACGCTGCTCCCGTCACTCGCCGCGGCGTCCCAGCTGTTTTGATCTCACCCGGTATATTAGGTCTTGGATCTGCGCCTTGATCGGGAGCGtctaaccctaatatggttggtggacccATGTCGCACAACACTATAAAGAGAGATGGGGATTATGGCTCTACCTACGAGGTTCGCCGAGCTACAATTCTCCATCGAaatccctaatccgatctagaggggtgTAGCTAGTGACggaaagccaccagccgcgccgccaccgcctcggCATCTACACCGAGGGGTTGCTATGTCGCCGGGCTACCCTGCAACCGCTACTGCATCGCCGCCCTTCGACTCGACACCGCCACCGGATTATCGCCAAGCACTGCGATGGCGAGCCCATCTTCATCCAAGGCGGCCGAAGGTTTGCACtcttcacccctctctctctctctctctcgttctatTTACTACTACTGCACTAGTAGATATTCTAGAACTTACGGTTTTATTTAAAAGCAAGTAGACATGCTAGTTCTATACCTAGAGATCCTGCTTTAGGTCTAACACCCCCACCTCCGCGTGCTCCACACGCACCTCCTCGTCTCGGGCCGCCTCGCCTCCCCGTCGCCTTCCTCGTCTTGCTCGCCTCCTCCAACCACCTCCCCTATGCGCGCCTCGTCCTCCCGTGGCGCCTTCAGCTGTTCAAGCGCATGGAGAGTGCGGAAATACAGCCTAATGGTGTCAGCTTTGTCGCAGTGCTCGGTGGATGCTCTATGGCTGGGTTGGTAGGCGAGGGATGAGCATGTTTTGACTCGATGGACAAGTATGGAGTTGATCCTTGGCCAGAACACTACGGCTGCATGGTTGACCTCTATGGACGAGCAGGGCGTCTAGACGACGCCATCAATATCATCAAGGCCATGCCAATGGAGCCACACGAAGGCGTGTGGGGAGCTCTACTCAACGCTTCTAGGATTCATAACAGAGTTGACTTGGACAAATATGCATTAGACAAGCTCTTGACAATCGAGTTGACATTCCGACCTCCAAGCGGGGCGAGGTGCTCCTCATGCAGAGGATGGGCTTTGTAGCGCCAGCAGCTCCAATCCCATCCACCTCCAAGCGAGCATACGACGACTTATTCGCAAGGAACTTGACGTCGAGCAAAGTCGAAGCACTGGGCGCGCTGTTCCCGGCGACCAATGCTAGGACTGGTAGAAGACTCTTGTCGGATGACGGAGCAGGGTCGCGCGGCCAGTAGCGGAGACGCCCAGCTCCgtaggtgtaacacctcgggtgtttaacatACTAAAAttgccatatcatcatatgcattgcaaggcaattggtcatattaaaaactttgagatgcatacactaaaacaagtttatattcatgtggtatgtgttgaattgtattgtttgacttaagttcaaagtttgtggattttgaatttttcaagaaaaccctgattttcagcatttaaatcctaccctgaaaattcatttcaaaatttaagcatattttggggttgagcccaaaagcaaaagtgtagagcttggcaagttatacaaagtttgtttttggagtttttcaagttgtttagaaaaaattCGAATAATtaaaaaaggcgtaattcgttaaatttctctattcaaattcaaaagttcatttcaaaatctagaccgaattaggagatggttatagaagcaaagttgtagaacttttgattttgaacaacttttgtttttgaagatttttgagttgttatgaaaatttgggagtaatttgtgaaatttagCGAATGacaattctgtaatttcgatgaacagtgttcaccgcttgcgctacaccgccggcgagcttcggttagcttccagtcgcgcgcgtggccgtctgggcatcgCGTTGGCACGCGCGAAGGCTTCCgcgtggcttctttgcgcttccttggtCACGTTATAAGCCAGCCACCATCGCCGTTCTTCGCtttctcttctcctctgtttttcagtcaccgccgccgtagctccgtcgagctctcgccgtcgacctagcgccgttgccgtctcggcaaagccTATCCCAGCTTCGCctattccttgcgcacccagccaaccaACTTTGGTCGCCTGTATTCGCCGAGAACTcacggtgcgcgctcttcttcctcgtggccggcagcgtccccgtcgcgagcgcttcgccgtggccagcgtgttacggtgatcctctgcccctgctgagtcttgtttcagcttcgccacgatgaTGTAGTCCTCCCTGACcctttgatttctcattttgatcaccacagctcccggaacatcgccaccgacgacgatctgctccgtCGTGCTTGttcggaacgtcgacccacctctccgttgctcctctggCCTCGTGCTCTGCTCAGTCGTGTTTGGgatgagctgctgatgcttcatAGGCCTTCTGTTTAAGCTGTATAGGTCTCACGTCGCCggtgtagcgctgccgtgccaccacgtccgccatggccgacgacgagctagtataggacCGTAATCAAGGCTGATAGGGACgttaatcgatgcgcctagtcttggtgatcattttggtgctttagccgtcgccgttggattcaccgtcgacgagtttacgcCGGTCAGCACCGTCGCCGTCGtagtcaaacgcgcgaggttagggatgacaggtgggacccgttgtcagtgactcagcgttcaaatggatttttctattttcagatttgaatgaatagtatctgtttttgttatttttgtgtagatttatttagagctccaaaaattataaaaaattttgtgtgacttctctgtgatgtatagtatttaagaaaaatacgaaataatgtttttcagtaatttttgaatgtgataaaaattgctcaatttattaataaatggatttccatgatttttctaggcttatttaattgtccaaaaattatgaaatttgttttgccacttacttatcatgtaatgaacatttacaaaaattttgagctcaattagaataagttaatttatttcataattttgaattaaataattaattcataaaagcaaatagtaacctttaatgatttaggttttgtttgaaattttggattgagtgatgaccttgggtcattagttgataatgatccttggcaattgatgtatgtgttacgaaaaagatttagttgtttgacttgcaactgtaccgcgaaggaaagttgtattcaaattattaattttgcatccatcatcaagcatcatgtttcatattccgcatcatattaaacatggcattgttattacgtgtagtgaacgaaggtgaacacgtggtagttaatcaagttgttgaggaggttaatccgtctattgaggtcggatcgaatacttgtgaaacgtcgcaggaaccggacttttccgtcaacgaaggtaagccccggatgcatacaaccctaccttgtgttttacaaattaattttgcttttgctttccgttactgcattaagtgattaggagttaagtaagagcctaattggtgcattaccaaccttgttattccatatttaccatattaccagttttaaattcatatatgcctagtttttgcttagctatgcgtagaacgatgaagtcaggtgattaactgtcacatgcaagtttcaaatggaaccctggttacttatgttatcatgtgatatgggaatatggagtaataaatctagaccgggcggactcggtgtgtgtgagccacaagacatagaggtcttgtgagcgggttctttccgcctgtgtcgattaaggcacatccgttgttgaattgcatgaggtgagaatttgtagtactaaccacatactccggtaagcctgaacttggcaattctattacgagaatggctactcgcgcactgggagtggagagatggcgggaatagcgtgtacccacgtggcaatgggctgaattggtggagtactgtattctcgggtggcgcggacccgttcttgctttagaagattcgagagtaggttgatatatgtaggtcggggacctgcatatgtcgtgtggtctggaattcccagctgagtttaatcggttcgaatcatcgttgctcctcgattatggagactcaactcactgtttatcatcgtagtattaataactggaacttgagaaaggtttgcgaaaaagattgatatgaagttcatgttctcattacggatcatggcagattcatatatgatacTTAAAAAGTTTTACCTTGgtattaaagaattttgttaaagagcttttacgcaaaagaactttgattattgttaaagccataccttaaatcccatgagccggcattcctgaattctatcagttttatttcggttaagtcttgttgagtacttttgtactcagggttcgttgaccccttgttgcaggtgagcctcatgagcagatctgttttggatcgtgctgtatgactatcgttcgttctgacgatgagaagtaaatgtgtgatccttgggcaggatgtttattttatgtgccatgtatatgttaattatgccactccactactactatggtttgtaataattatcgaacttagttcgtaaggtttgaaacaactggtttataaactatgttatcgtaagacttccgctgtttttactctggtattgatttttgaataaatgttgtaatactgcaatgactctgtaacgtgatcctgctcggaaatcgtggatgattcggggttccccgaggacacccgacagtctttttaagttattggaaacgtatgcataaatgtcaaaggtcatcggacagcgacaggtgcatgtgggccctataacttaggaggttctgccacagtaggTTACTGTACTGCTCTTAATTCGGTGgtttacttttatgtaatatcgaagttcGAAACAGTCTGCTAAGAAGGTCCAGTCACAACTGTAAGACTTCCTAGGGCGCTCATTAGAAACGTGTCGTGtgtatggttaaactcttcttcttaattacaatgatacgcaaatctttcGTGTATTTAAGAGAGAAAAAAACATCTATGCGGAATCACATAATTGCAAGGGCGTCTGCAGGGTTCGAggcatgatgaaggccaagggaGTGAAGGTGCCTGGGTGGAGCACTATTGAGGTTGATGGCGAGGTACACGAGTTCTTTGCTGGAAGCAAGTCACACCCAAGATACAATGAGATCGAGCTGATGCTTGCGGAGATGAATCGGAGGCTGAGACTGCAAGGATACACTGCGAACACCAGAGAGGTCTTATTTGATATTGAGGAAGAGGAGAAAGAAGGCGCCATCTCCTTACACAGTGAGAAGCTAGCACTGGCCTTTGGGTTGATCGCCTTGCCAGAAGACGTGGAAATTAGGATTGTGAAGAaccagcatgttcgcttgctcgtaaacgatcgtaaattttcagccggaaacagtgtttttctctcacaccaaaccagccagcagtaaataatccacgatacgatacggcctcccgaacaggccgtAAGAGTCTGCAGGGACTGCCATGATTACACCAAATTGATATCTAAGGTCTTCAACAGGGAAATTGTAATGAGAGATAGGAATAGGTTTCATCATTTCAAGGGTGGGGAGTGCTCACGTAGGGATTACTGGTGATCTTTTATCTGTTTGGCCCAAGGTCTTGAACAAGGAGATTATAATGAGATACTATGAAATAGGTATAATCTTCAAAGGGTGGAGTGTGCTCCTGTAGACTAGTGATATTTTATCTGTTTGGTGAATTGTCCTAAATTCAATCTTGACGATCCATTCACATTTATAGGTGCCAATGTTGACGCTTCAATCAAATCTTCCCAACTTCATCTGATTATTAATAAAAATAACATATAAAGCTCGATACAAATATGTAAGAACAGCATATACAAATGCAAGTGTATTAGCTGATCTGTCATGTTGATCATCTGCATAAACCATAAAAGCAAAAGCACATGCTGTGGATTTCCAGGGCAGCCTAACAAAAACCTCAGGACAATCATGTGGCAAGGCAAACAGAGCTGCACCTGTTTGGCCTAATCCTTATTAACTAATTGTAGTTTTTTTTGGGTGGTGGGTTTTGTAGTTCCCAGTGAAGGATGATGTATTTTATTTTGACTTTGGCTTTGATGAAGCCACATATACAGATATACTACTCTTGTCTCAGACCTGTTGCCTACGTAGTCTAAAACACAAGGTCGAAATAAGAAGGACAAATTTTACAGGCGGCAATGTAATATTTTGATGGTAAATTGGAAAGAAAGGAACATATAAACACAGTGTCATAACTCATAACCATCAATAGTTAATATAGTTAACATCTTGTAGAGAACTTTCAGTACAGCTTAAATTAAAAATCACCACTGAGAACCTGCACCATGACCCTGAGGGCGGTAACCTTGTGGACCATATCCGCCAGACTGGTTTGTATGCTTTGAAAATGTCTGATTCATAGCTTGCTTGATCAAATCCTTTGCAACTTCAATCTGCTTCTTATTCCCAGTAACACGTACAATTCTTTCAGTCAATGTAACACCCTCTAGAGGATGTTGGGGTATTAACTGAATACGAGCACCAGATTTGATCTGCATGCCTTTAATTGTCTCACCCCCTTTTCCGATAATGAGACCGACCTTGTTATTAGGAACTGTCATCTCAAATTGCTCTGAACCAGGCTGTCCACTTCCAAATCCTCtagccaggggcggatccagagaCGAGTCACCAGGGGGGGCTAAATAATCTCTACCACTAAAAATCATGCATCCATATACTAATAATAGTACAATACATGTTGTTTTGGGCTGCTCATTGAAGAGCTGCTCCTTGTATTTTTGGGCGCCAccccgggctgcagccccccTAGCCCGGGGTGTGAATCCGCCCCTGCCTCTAGCTATTAAGGCCGGGGAACCACCAGCCTCAGCCTCAGCTATGACACTCTTAATAAGCTGCTCAGCTTTATCAACGCTTCCAAGTTTTCCAACTAGTTCAACCGATCGAGTCAGGGCATTTGAGTCCACATCGCCGAAATTAGTGATTTGGGCCCGTTCGGCTGgctgaatcttgactgaaactgtctgaaaaatattgttctgcctaaattgttgtgagaaaaaaaaagttccgactgaaaaaacaagccaaacaagccgaatatgggataaGTCAAACGGAGCCTTGCATCTCTGCACCCGAGCTCCTTTGCAAGTTCCTGATTGTCTCGCCAGCTTTTTTAATAAGGACACCGATCTTGCTGTTGGGCACTTCGATCTTACGAGAAATCTCCTGTGCAGCAGCTTCTGCATCACCTTCCTGCTGTGCAGCTTCAGCTGCTGCTTCAAGCGGCTTCTCATTACAACCCGCCTGTGAATCCGGAGCAGGAGCGGCCGTGCCATTATCACCATCCATCGCTGCGACATCGGTCAGAGCAACCTTATCCTCCGCAGCTACGGGCTCCACATTCACGGAGGACCCATTGTTCTGTTGCTCAACCCCTGTG includes:
- the LOC136460957 gene encoding uncharacterized protein encodes the protein MADADAAPPMPPPEVVAPKEHPAAADSAVAALQEEAATTEVDNRRELEEVSADAEANGTGEDAKRPRVDGEPDAATGVEQQNNGSSVNVEPVAAEDKVALTDVAAMDGDNGTAAPAPDSQAGCNEKPLEAAAEAAQQEGDAEAAAQEISRKIEVPNSKIGVLIKKAGETIRNLQRSSGAEMQGSV
- the LOC136460955 gene encoding putative pentatricopeptide repeat-containing protein At5g40405, coding for MMKAKGVKVPGWSTIEVDGEVHEFFAGSKSHPRYNEIELMLAEMNRRLRLQGYTANTREVLFDIEEEEKEGAISLHSEKLALAFGLIALPEDVEIRIVKNQHVRLLVFNREIVMRDRNRFHHFKGGECSRRDYW